The following coding sequences lie in one Nocardioides sambongensis genomic window:
- a CDS encoding ATP-binding cassette domain-containing protein yields MRGLDLTVDRGQIVAFLGPNGAGKTTALDMVLGLTEPSAGTVLVYGEHPAGPSPPAGCRPCSRPADCSAT; encoded by the coding sequence GTGCGCGGCCTCGACCTCACGGTCGACCGCGGCCAGATCGTCGCCTTCCTCGGCCCCAACGGCGCCGGGAAGACCACCGCCCTGGACATGGTGCTCGGGCTCACCGAGCCCAGCGCGGGCACCGTCCTCGTGTACGGCGAGCACCCCGCCGGGCCATCACCACCGGCCGGGTGTCGGCCGTGCTCCAGACCGGCGGACTGCTCCGCGACCTGA